From Macaca mulatta isolate MMU2019108-1 chromosome 1, T2T-MMU8v2.0, whole genome shotgun sequence, the proteins below share one genomic window:
- the POU3F1 gene encoding POU domain, class 3, transcription factor 1: protein MATTAQYLPRGPGGGAGGTGPLMHPDAAAAAAAAAAAERLHAGAAYREVQKLMHHEWLGAGAGHPVGLAHPQWLPTGGGGGGDWAGGPHLEHGKAGGGGTGRADDGGGGGGFHARLVHQGAAHAGAAWAQGSTAHHLGPAMSPSPGAGGGHQPQPLGLYAQAAYPGGGGGGLAGMLAAGGGGAGPGLHHALHEDGHEAQLEPSPPPHLGAHGHAHGHAHAGGLHAAAAHLHPGAGGGGSSVGEHSDEDAPSSDDLEQFAKQFKQRRIKLGFTQADVGLALGTLYGNVFSQTTICRFEALQLSFKNMCKLKPLLNKWLEETDSSSGSPTNLDKIAAQGRKRKKRTSIEVGVKGALESHFLKCPKPSAHEITGLADSLQLEKEVVRVWFCNRRQKEKRMTPAAGAGHPPMDDVYAPGELGPGGGGASPPSAPPPPPPAALHHHHHHTLPGSVQ from the coding sequence ATGGCCACCACCGCGCAGTACCtgccgcggggccccggtggcggaGCCGGGGGCACCGGGCCGCTCATGCACCCGGACGccgcggcggcagcggcggcggctgCGGCCGCCGAGCGACTGCACGCAGGGGCCGCGTACCGCGAAGTGCAGAAGCTGATGCACCACGAGTGGCTGGGCGCGGGCGCGGGCCACCCCGTGGGCCTAGCGCACCCCCAGTGGCTACCCAcgggaggaggcggcggcggcgactgGGCCGGGGGCCCGCACCTAGAACACGGCAAGGCGGGCGGCGGCGGCACCGGCCGAGCCGAcgacggcggcggcggcggcggtttCCACGCGCGCCTGGTGCACCAGGGGGCGGCCCACGCGGGCGCGGCATGGGCGCAGGGCAGCACGGCGCACCACTTGGGCCCGGCCATGTCGCCGTCGCCCGGGGCCGGCGGGGGCCACCAGCCCCAGCCGCTCGGGCTGTACGCGCAGGCGGCCTACccggggggcggcggcggcggcctgGCCGGGATGCTGGCGGCGGGCGGTGGCGGCGCGGGGCCGGGCCTGCACCACGCGCTGCACGAGGACGGCCACGAGGCGCAGCTGGAGCCGTCGCCGCCGCCGCATCTGGGCGCCCACGGACACGCACACGGACATGCACACGCGGGCGGCCTGCACGCGGCGGCGGCGCACCTGCACCCgggcgcgggcggcggcggctCATCGGTGGGCGAGCACTCGGACGAGGATGCTCCCAGCTCGGACGACCTGGAGCAGTTCGCCAAGCAGTTCAAGCAGCGGCGCATCAAGCTGGGCTTCACGCAGGCCGACGTGGGGCTGGCGCTGGGCACGCTCTACGGTAACGTGTTCTCGCAGACCACCATCTGCCGCTTCGAGGCCCTGCAGCTGAGCTTCAAGAACATGTGCAAGCTCAAGCCGCTGCTCAACAAGTGGCTGGAGGAGACCGATTCGTCCAGCGGCAGCCCCACCAACCTGGACAAGATCGCGGCGCAGGGCCGCAAGCGCAAGAAGCGCACGTCCATCGAGGTGGGGGTCAAAGGCGCGCTCGAGAGCCACTTTCTCAAGTGCCCCAAGCCCTCGGCGCACGAGATCACAGGCTTGGCAGACAGCCTGCAGCTGGAGAAGGAGGTGGTGCGCGTCTGGTTCTGCAACCGGCGGCAGAAGGAGAAGCGTATGACCCCTGCGGCCGGCGCGGGCCACCCGCCGATGGACGATGTATACGCGCCTGGGGAGCTAGGGCCCGGCGGGGGCGGTGCATCGCCACCCTCCGcgcccccgccgcccccgccgGCGGCgctgcaccaccaccaccaccacacactgCCCGGCTCCGTGCAGTGA